The following coding sequences are from one Methanosarcina sp. WWM596 window:
- the hxlB gene encoding 6-phospho-3-hexuloisomerase, which produces MKKDQVNDCEDVILSMELMVDNLSEVVKMLDLQAIISMLQKIMEGERIFVMGAGRSGLVAKAFAMRLMHLGFSVYVVGETTTPAVHPQDVVIAISGSGETRSIANLGRIVKDIGSTLITVTSKKESTLGKISDITMVLPSKTKNDHDVGGSLEKSMRGDYKNSPPLGTSFEITSLVFLDSLIAQLITLTGASEAELKSRHTNIE; this is translated from the coding sequence ATGAAAAAAGATCAAGTTAATGACTGCGAAGATGTAATTTTATCAATGGAACTTATGGTGGACAACCTCAGTGAGGTTGTCAAGATGCTTGACCTGCAGGCTATAATAAGCATGCTTCAGAAAATCATGGAAGGGGAGAGGATTTTTGTAATGGGGGCAGGAAGGTCCGGGCTTGTTGCCAAAGCTTTTGCAATGAGGCTGATGCATCTCGGGTTTAGTGTGTATGTTGTAGGGGAGACCACAACCCCCGCCGTCCATCCACAGGATGTTGTTATTGCTATTTCAGGGTCAGGAGAAACCCGTTCCATAGCAAATCTCGGAAGAATTGTGAAGGATATAGGTTCAACTCTCATAACTGTCACCTCCAAAAAGGAGTCCACACTCGGCAAAATCTCTGATATAACCATGGTCCTTCCGAGCAAGACCAAAAATGATCATGATGTAGGCGGTTCCCTTGAAAAAAGTATGAGAGGAGATTACAAGAATTCACCTCCGTTGGGTACTTCTTTTGAAATCACTTCACTTGTTTTCCTGGACTCATTAATTGCCCAGCTGATAACGCTTACAGGTGCTTCGGAAGCAGAACTCAAGTCCAGGCACACAAATATCGAATAA